A genomic segment from Spinacia oleracea cultivar Varoflay chromosome 3, BTI_SOV_V1, whole genome shotgun sequence encodes:
- the LOC110798903 gene encoding ribosomal RNA small subunit methyltransferase, mitochondrial isoform X2, with protein MLQKPKLPWFSPTVFVSRCQQVLRALDCNHYHHRVSKDVSKDEHFDDKLRTKKANGECHFQLYKSRGQHLLTSARVLDSIVKKSNIKATDTVLEIGPGTGNLTLKLLEAASKVVAIEIDSRMADALQTRVAECGFEDRLTLIRKDALKTEFPHFDLVVANIPYGISSPLIAKLVFGTRSFRSATLLLQKEFASRLLANPGDSEFNRLAVNVKLVAEVEHVMNVSKRDFFPVPKVDSSVVLIKPKSNIPKVDLKEWCAFTRTCFSKKNKTLGATFKQKKKLSELMRISTLMGMNKETQMFQPSSDISDECEDAEGFFSMTKKKMQVKQNWILPLMICRLGLPGKCCIIGKSHI; from the exons ATGCTTCAGAAGCCTAAGCTGCCCTGGTTTTCGCCCACTGTCTTTGTCTCGCGTTGCCAGCAGGTTCTTCGTGCACTTGACTGCAACCATTATCACCATCGCGTCTCAAAAGATGTATCAAAAGATGAGCATTTTGATGATAAACTTCGAACTAAGAAAGCAAATGGTGAATGCCACTTCCAACTATATAAAAGCAGGGGTCAACATCTACTGACTAGTGCACGGGTTCTTGACTCCATTGTGAAGAAGTCTAACATCAAAGCCACTGACACAGTTCTGGAAATTGGCCCTGGTACTGGGAATCTCACTCTCAAGCTTCTAGAAGCTGCTAGTAAGGTTGTGGCTATTGAGATCGATTCGAGGATGGCTGATGCACTTCAGACTCGAGTTGCTGAATGTGGTTTTGAAGATCGATTAACT CTAATACGTAAAGATGCACTGAAGACCGAGTTCCCCCATTTTGATCTAGTAGTGGCAAATATCCCTTACGGTATTTCTTCACCTCTGATTGCTAAATTGGTGTTTGGAACTCGCTCATTCAGGAGTGCTACACTTCTTCTTCAGAAAGAGTTTGCAAGCCGCTTATTGGCTAATCCAGGTGATTCAGAGTTCAACCGTTTAGCTGTAAATGTGAAGTTGGTAGCGGAAGTTGAACATGTCATGAACGTAAGCAAAAGGGACTTTTTCCCTGTTCCTAAAGTTGATTCTTCCGTTGTTCTAATCAAGCCAAAATCAAACATCCCTAAAGTTGATTTAAAAGAATGGTGTGCTTTTACAAGGACTTGTTTTAGTAAGAAGAACAAGACATTAGGTGCAACattcaagcaaaaaaagaagttaTCCGAGCTGATGAGGATATCTACCTTGATGGGAATGAACAAAGAAACTCAAATGTTTCAGCCTTCTTCTGATATCAGTGATGAATGTGAAGATGCAGAAG GATTTTTTTCCATGACAAAGAAGAAGATGCAAGTAAAACAGAACTGGATACTTCCTTTGATGATTTGTAGACTCGGTTTACCAGGAAAGTGCTGTATTATTGGGAAAAGCCATATTTGA
- the LOC110798903 gene encoding ribosomal RNA small subunit methyltransferase, mitochondrial isoform X1 gives MLQKPKLPWFSPTVFVSRCQQVLRALDCNHYHHRVSKDVSKDEHFDDKLRTKKANGECHFQLYKSRGQHLLTSARVLDSIVKKSNIKATDTVLEIGPGTGNLTLKLLEAASKVVAIEIDSRMADALQTRVAECGFEDRLTLIRKDALKTEFPHFDLVVANIPYGISSPLIAKLVFGTRSFRSATLLLQKEFASRLLANPGDSEFNRLAVNVKLVAEVEHVMNVSKRDFFPVPKVDSSVVLIKPKSNIPKVDLKEWCAFTRTCFSKKNKTLGATFKQKKKLSELMRISTLMGMNKETQMFQPSSDISDECEDAEGNSSSSCLEMGVSLFKEKVINILRLSGFEDKRPSKLCVEELLKLLSLFNENRIFFHDKEEDASKTELDTSFDDL, from the exons ATGCTTCAGAAGCCTAAGCTGCCCTGGTTTTCGCCCACTGTCTTTGTCTCGCGTTGCCAGCAGGTTCTTCGTGCACTTGACTGCAACCATTATCACCATCGCGTCTCAAAAGATGTATCAAAAGATGAGCATTTTGATGATAAACTTCGAACTAAGAAAGCAAATGGTGAATGCCACTTCCAACTATATAAAAGCAGGGGTCAACATCTACTGACTAGTGCACGGGTTCTTGACTCCATTGTGAAGAAGTCTAACATCAAAGCCACTGACACAGTTCTGGAAATTGGCCCTGGTACTGGGAATCTCACTCTCAAGCTTCTAGAAGCTGCTAGTAAGGTTGTGGCTATTGAGATCGATTCGAGGATGGCTGATGCACTTCAGACTCGAGTTGCTGAATGTGGTTTTGAAGATCGATTAACT CTAATACGTAAAGATGCACTGAAGACCGAGTTCCCCCATTTTGATCTAGTAGTGGCAAATATCCCTTACGGTATTTCTTCACCTCTGATTGCTAAATTGGTGTTTGGAACTCGCTCATTCAGGAGTGCTACACTTCTTCTTCAGAAAGAGTTTGCAAGCCGCTTATTGGCTAATCCAGGTGATTCAGAGTTCAACCGTTTAGCTGTAAATGTGAAGTTGGTAGCGGAAGTTGAACATGTCATGAACGTAAGCAAAAGGGACTTTTTCCCTGTTCCTAAAGTTGATTCTTCCGTTGTTCTAATCAAGCCAAAATCAAACATCCCTAAAGTTGATTTAAAAGAATGGTGTGCTTTTACAAGGACTTGTTTTAGTAAGAAGAACAAGACATTAGGTGCAACattcaagcaaaaaaagaagttaTCCGAGCTGATGAGGATATCTACCTTGATGGGAATGAACAAAGAAACTCAAATGTTTCAGCCTTCTTCTGATATCAGTGATGAATGTGAAGATGCAGAAGGTAATTCTAGTTCTTCATGTTTAGAAATGGGAGTTTCATTGTTCAAAGAAAAGGTAATCAATATTCTCAGATTAAGTGGGTTTGAAGATAAGAGGCCTTCAAAGCTGTGTGTTGAGGAACTGTTGAAATTGCTGTCATTGTTTAATGAAAACAGGATTTTTTTCCATGACAAAGAAGAAGATGCAAGTAAAACAGAACTGGATACTTCCTTTGATGATTTGTAG